A genome region from Oenanthe melanoleuca isolate GR-GAL-2019-014 chromosome 2, OMel1.0, whole genome shotgun sequence includes the following:
- the MPLKIP gene encoding M-phase-specific PLK1-interacting protein → MGRTAPGPAAAERSEPGTRRPPAGGEAGEEKGADAAPPPLPRFRSRRRRHSRPVAAMYRPGFRAPTPPYAGGGFRSPPSGGGPLPPSPRGYGSPHHTPPYGQRPGPYGSGLSPRGPAFHGRFGSPSPGAQTPRRPQSVSPRYPAPFGGASPAAAPLHPPPQHKRSPGGFQRHFQGSPRTSTPFGTAHGRGKRVSNDVENYYRPSMLEDPWAGLEPVSVTDINQQYSSEQTTFTGKKGRYFS, encoded by the exons ATGGGGCGGACGGCGCCTGGCCCTGCCGCCGCGGAACGTTCGGAACCCGGAacccgccgcccgcccgccggggGAGAGGCgggggaagagaaaggagcGGACGCGGCGCCGCCGCCATTGCCCAGGttccgctcccgccgccgccgccattCCCGGCCTGTCGCGGCCATGTACCGGCCGGGATTCCGCGCACCGACACCCCCCTACGCGGGCGGAGGCTTCCGCAGCCCTCCCTCCGGCGGAGGGCCCCTGCCGCCCTCTCCGCGGGGCTACGGGAGCCCCCACCACACGCCGCCCTACGGCCAGCGGCCCGGGCCGTACGGCAGCGGCCTCTCGCCCCGAGGCCCCGCGTTCCACGGGCGCTTCGGGAGCCCCTCGCCGGGGGCGCAGACCCCGCGCCGGCCGCAGAGCGTCAGCCCCCGGTACCCCGCTCCGTTCGGCGGCGCGTCCCCGGCCGCAGCGCCTCTGCACCCGCCGCCGCAGCACAAGCGCTCGCCCGGCGGCTTCCAGAGGCACTTCCAG GGATCACCCAGGACATCTACTCCATTTGGTACAGCGCATGGCAGAGGGAAAAGAGTGTCTAATGATGTGGAAAACTATTACAGACCTTCAATGCTTGAGGACCCATGGGCTGGCCTAGAGCCAGTTTCTGTTACAGACATAAACCAGCAATACAGCAGTGAGCAAACAACATTTACTGGTAAAAAAGGGAGGTATTTCAGCTAA